A segment of the Allosaccharopolyspora coralli genome:
TTGGGCTGAATCCACGGCGGCGTGCGCTGAAAAAGGTGCAGCTGGTCCACTTCTTTCGCGATCTGCGGGACGAATTGAATCGCGCTCGCTCCTGTTCCGACGACAGCCACGCGCTTCCCCGTGAGGTCGTAGTCGTGGTTCCAGTCGGCAGAATGGAAAGCCTCGCCCTGAAATTTCTCCATCCCCGGGAGGTTTGGGTAGCTGGGGATGTGCAGCGCACCGAGACCGGAGACAACAGCCTTGCCGATGAACACCCGACCGTCGGCGAGGTGCACGCTCCAGCGACGGGTGTCGTCATTCCACTCGGCACCGGTGAACTCGGCCTCGTAACGAATGTGCTCGCGGACTCCGTAAGTGTCGACGCACCGCTCGAGATAGTCGCGGATCTCTTGTTGTCCAGCGAAGGTTCGAGACCAATCCGGATTCTGCTCAAAAGAGAAAGAGTACATCACCGAGGGCACGTCGCAGGCGCAGCCGGGATAGGTGTTGTCGCGCCACGTTCCACCGATGTCGTCGTCCTTCTCGAGCAGAACAAAGTCGTGGATTCCGGCCTTCTTGAGCCGGATCGCGGTCCCCAGGCCGGCGAACCCCGTGCCGATGATGACGACCGAGGTCATGGACGCCTCGGTCTTTTCCGCCTGCCGTTGCTGCACGTCGAACCTCCGGACCAGCCGCTCGCTAGTTGACTCCGCAGTAGGTTACTACGAGTAGGTTACTTCCGGTAGGGTACGGTCGTGCAGCCACGACCCACCGCTTCAGCCCCGCGGCAACAGGCCACGCGACACCCAACCCGCAAGCGCCTTACCAGGGCGGAACGTGAACAACAGATCCTTGTCGTCGCGGAGCGGGTGTTTGCCGAACGCGGCTACCAAGGGGTGTCCATGGACGACATCTCTCACTTGGTCGGCTTGTCGAAGCCGATGCTCTACGAGTACTTCGGCTCGAAAGACGGTCTCCTGATTGCCTGCCTCGAGCGGGCCAAGAGAGAGCTGTTGGAGGCGACGAGCGCCGCTGCTGCGGCGGCGACCGAGCCGGCGCAGCTCATGCACAACTGCTTCGCCGCCTTCTTCCGGTTCGGTGACGAGCACGCGCAGTCGTGGGCGCTGCTACGCAACGAATCGGCCATCCCGAGTGTTCCGATCAACTCGGGGCTCGAGGCCATCCGGCGCCAACAGGTCGAGTTCACCTCCGCGCTGATGCAACAGATACGCCCCGACATCGACACCGAACGGCTCGAAGTGTTCGCCGAAGCGTTGATCGGCGCGTGCGAACGGTTGGCGCTCTGGCGGGAACAGCACCCCGGAACCAGCCCCGAAGAAACCGCCGACCACCTACTGGCTCTGGCAGGTACTGGCCTGTTCCCGCCCGAGCGGCAGGCGTGACAGCAAGGGAACATTCCGCGCACCGGTGACAGGAAAGTTCCCATACTGTCACCCGGCGCAGGCCGGGGGTGTTGGCGGAACGTGTGCCGAGGTTCGGGTGTGGACGCGTCGTCATCCACTCTTTCGAGGGGCACCGGAGTTCGACGGTCAAGATCGTGTGGCGGGGCGCCGATGCGGAGCTCGTCGGTCGTTCATCTCGAGGGCGAGCGTCGCGCTCGCCTCAGCACGGAGAAGGC
Coding sequences within it:
- a CDS encoding TetR/AcrR family transcriptional regulator; the protein is MQPRPTASAPRQQATRHPTRKRLTRAEREQQILVVAERVFAERGYQGVSMDDISHLVGLSKPMLYEYFGSKDGLLIACLERAKRELLEATSAAAAAATEPAQLMHNCFAAFFRFGDEHAQSWALLRNESAIPSVPINSGLEAIRRQQVEFTSALMQQIRPDIDTERLEVFAEALIGACERLALWREQHPGTSPEETADHLLALAGTGLFPPERQA